A section of the Lathamus discolor isolate bLatDis1 chromosome 6, bLatDis1.hap1, whole genome shotgun sequence genome encodes:
- the MAPK1IP1L gene encoding MAPK-interacting and spindle-stabilizing protein-like: MSGTDDFSLADALPDQSPAKTSKVSSTKPGQQPGQPPQGWPASNPWNNPSAPPMAPTGLPPNTSASTMPFGPPPTGMYPSMPPGPPAPFPPPPGGPYPPPTVPGPVPPGQYPPPNMPFPELPRPYGGPTEPAAPPAPVGPWGSMPSGAWGPTIGGQYPAPSMPYPPPGPYSAPTQTPGAAPTVPWGTVPPGTWGPSPPGPFPPPTGLYPAPGLYPTPPNPFQVPSGPAGAPSMPSGPHPYR, encoded by the exons atgtcTGGAACTGATGATTTTTCG CTGGCAGATGCTTTACCAGATCAGTCTCCTGCTAAAACCTCCAAAGTGAGCAGTACAAAACCTGGTCAGCAACCTGGTCAGCCACCACAGGGTTGGCCAGCTTCAAATCCCTGGAACAACCCAAGCGCTCCCCCTATGGCGCCAACTGGACTGCCACCAAATACGTCCGCTTCCACTATGCCATTTGGACCTCCACCAACAGGAATGTATCCTTCAATGCCCCCTGGACCGCCTGCtccatttcctcctcctcctggtgGTCCATATCCACCCCCAACTGTGCCAGGTCCTGTCCCACCAGGGCAATATCCTCCACCAAATATGCCCTTTCCAGAGCTTCCAAGACCTTATGGTGGTCCAACAGAGCCAGCTgcacctcctgctcctgttgGGCCATGGGGATCCATGCCCTCTGGAGCATGGGGACCAACAATAGGAGGGCAGTATCCTGCACCTAGCATGCCATATCCACCCCCAGGGCCATATTCCGCTCCTACCCAGACTCCAGGGGCCGCGCCAACAGTACCATGGGGTACGGTCCCACCTGGAACATGGGGACCTTCACCGCCAGGTCCATTTCCTCCACCCACAGGATTATATCCAGCTCCAGGACTGTATCCTACGCCCCCTAATCCTTTTCAAGTGCCATCTGGTCCTGCTGGTGCTCCATCAATGCCTAGTGGTCCCCAT CCTTACCGTTGA